A genomic window from Thermodesulfovibrionia bacterium includes:
- a CDS encoding NAD(P)-dependent oxidoreductase yields MKGRAVVFGGSGFLGSHVADELAKRDYEVVIYDLRNYARLKNNQSMVIGDITDEAKVRDTVRDADIIYNFSAIADIEEAAVNPVETVKVNILGNTIILNAAREFNVKRFVFASSLYVYGRSGSFYRASKYASELLIESFHEAYDLNYTILRYGSLYGKYVDERNWIYKILKDALTEKKIVRYGDGEEIREYIHVEDAARYSVDILSDEYANECVVLTGHHPIKIKELLKMIKEIMNNEIEIEYLPSPKNFHYEITPYSFTPKMARKLTSNYYIDLGQGILDCLNYIHKKMEKA; encoded by the coding sequence ATGAAAGGCAGGGCAGTGGTTTTCGGAGGGTCAGGTTTTCTGGGAAGCCATGTTGCCGATGAACTGGCTAAGAGGGATTATGAGGTAGTTATTTATGACCTCCGTAACTATGCCCGCCTGAAGAATAATCAGTCCATGGTCATCGGTGATATAACTGATGAAGCAAAGGTGAGAGATACTGTCAGGGACGCGGACATTATTTACAATTTTTCGGCTATTGCGGATATAGAAGAAGCAGCCGTAAATCCGGTGGAAACAGTAAAGGTGAATATCCTGGGCAACACGATCATATTGAACGCTGCCAGAGAGTTTAATGTTAAAAGGTTTGTCTTCGCCAGCTCTTTGTATGTTTACGGGAGATCAGGCTCTTTTTACAGGGCGAGCAAGTATGCGTCGGAATTGCTGATCGAGAGTTTTCATGAGGCATATGATCTCAATTACACTATTCTCCGGTATGGTTCACTATACGGCAAATATGTCGATGAGCGGAACTGGATCTATAAGATATTGAAAGATGCACTGACGGAAAAAAAGATCGTCAGGTACGGAGACGGCGAGGAGATAAGGGAATACATTCATGTTGAAGATGCGGCCCGTTACAGCGTGGACATACTGTCAGATGAATATGCCAATGAATGCGTCGTTCTCACCGGGCATCATCCGATCAAGATAAAAGAGCTGCTTAAGATGATCAAGGAAATAATGAACAATGAGATCGAGATAGAGTACCTGCCGTCCCCGAAGAATTTCCATTACGAAATTACGCCTTATTCCTTTACTCCCAAAATGGCAAGAAAGCTTACCTCTAACTATTATATTGACCTCGGCCAGGGGATACTGGATTGCCTGAATTATATTCACAAGAAGATGGAAAAGGCGTGA
- a CDS encoding HAD hydrolase-like protein: MIKTILFDFDGVIVESVDIKTSAFEALFRNESKDNVAAILDFHRKHGGISRTNKILHFYSNILCEELSGDKLKELEDRFSRYVKEKVIQSPFVEGALEFIMENYGKYGLYIISGTPQAELEDIVSARDLGRYFKGVYGSPRGKAEIINALLSEKKFQKDNTVFIGDSADDLDGAIRSGVRFIARINPSREDTVFSLIEFPVIYNLRELSPALSRFNND, encoded by the coding sequence ATGATAAAGACGATACTTTTTGATTTTGACGGCGTTATAGTTGAATCCGTTGATATAAAGACCTCTGCCTTTGAAGCATTGTTCAGGAACGAGAGCAAAGATAATGTGGCTGCCATACTCGATTTTCACAGGAAGCACGGCGGTATATCCAGAACGAACAAGATCCTTCATTTTTACAGCAATATTTTATGTGAAGAACTTTCCGGCGATAAACTGAAGGAGTTGGAGGACAGATTTTCACGATACGTAAAAGAGAAAGTGATCCAGTCGCCATTTGTGGAAGGCGCCCTGGAATTCATAATGGAGAACTACGGTAAGTACGGTCTTTATATAATCTCCGGCACGCCTCAGGCAGAGCTTGAGGATATAGTATCAGCAAGAGATCTGGGACGCTATTTTAAGGGCGTATACGGTTCACCGCGCGGCAAGGCCGAGATCATCAACGCCCTGCTCTCTGAAAAAAAGTTTCAAAAAGATAACACGGTTTTCATAGGTGATTCCGCAGATGACCTCGATGGCGCAATAAGGTCCGGCGTAAGATTTATAGCGCGTATCAATCCTTCCCGTGAAGACACGGTATTTTCCTTGATAGAGTTCCCTGTAATTTACAACCTCCGTGAGTTAAGCCCTGCACTTTCCAGATTCAATAATGACTGA
- a CDS encoding glycosyltransferase: MKTGNPPRLCLIVPTKDRPFELERLFRSIQSQNILPAQIIIVDGGEPGIKWLADKYSDLKIDYLQVLPPGLTRQRNAGLKRVGDDIDLIAFLDDDIVLEPGCLENMLDFWTGANDDTGGAGFNIIDHPPTGKPRWLEFLFSLYLKNKPAGALLKTGRNMPYCPASATTETQWLCGGATVWRKEIFSEFDYDEWFAGYGIVEDVDFSYRVSRKYKLFVAADSQVRHIETSKKNHYLQAYVVTMNHLYLSKKHAEFSYPLCLAYFMTNGARCLLSGILFLNKFNIKKGMGIINASLRASILGISRVQRQVKDKK; encoded by the coding sequence ATGAAGACCGGCAATCCGCCAAGACTCTGCCTTATAGTGCCGACCAAGGACCGCCCTTTTGAACTGGAGCGTCTCTTCAGGAGCATTCAGTCCCAGAACATTCTTCCGGCTCAGATAATCATCGTGGATGGAGGAGAGCCCGGGATCAAATGGCTGGCTGATAAATATTCAGATCTCAAGATCGACTATTTACAGGTATTGCCTCCGGGTCTGACACGCCAGCGGAATGCCGGCTTGAAGAGAGTTGGAGATGATATCGATCTGATCGCCTTTCTTGATGATGATATAGTGCTTGAGCCGGGCTGCCTTGAGAACATGCTTGATTTCTGGACAGGCGCAAATGACGATACAGGCGGTGCCGGCTTTAATATAATTGACCATCCGCCGACAGGCAAGCCGCGATGGCTGGAGTTCCTCTTCTCGCTTTATTTGAAGAATAAACCCGCCGGTGCATTATTGAAGACCGGGCGCAACATGCCTTATTGTCCTGCCTCAGCCACAACAGAGACACAATGGCTGTGCGGCGGGGCCACTGTCTGGAGGAAAGAGATATTCAGCGAGTTTGATTATGATGAATGGTTTGCGGGTTACGGCATTGTTGAAGATGTTGATTTCAGCTACCGTGTAAGCAGAAAGTATAAATTATTTGTCGCGGCTGACTCGCAGGTCAGGCATATTGAAACATCTAAGAAAAATCATTACCTTCAGGCATATGTTGTGACAATGAACCATCTCTATCTTTCAAAGAAGCACGCTGAATTCTCATATCCGCTCTGTCTGGCCTATTTTATGACAAACGGGGCCAGATGTTTGTTAAGCGGTATCCTGTTTCTGAATAAGTTCAATATAAAGAAGGGGATGGGGATCATTAATGCTTCTTTAAGGGCTAGCATCCTGGGGATATCACGTGTGCAGAGACAGGTAAAGGATAAAAAGTAA
- a CDS encoding glycosyltransferase, whose translation MPESGLSVEIVIPSYNRLNILKDTIYKIRQLYPAVGICLGLQGDMPDDELQAQFESDPNLRIEKLPEPGTTRALNRCIFSSAADIALSLDDDAYPVHGWIEAHVSAFMKDPELVYTSGRVIELTKRRPMISDLARIMAESVFGLFMGKDKKIDGRIVGWVNRFGLLFGNFDKPGTCRINSPREGNMGIRREIFQKTGGFDNAFRGNAAFFGADFGLRMAKEGIYGLYIGDAIIIHHEFPSGGSREAGKAQWLRDYIFNHKLFIKHLGSQAWIGSIPRLLKRLF comes from the coding sequence ATGCCTGAATCCGGACTGAGCGTAGAGATAGTCATCCCAAGCTATAACAGGCTGAACATCCTTAAGGATACTATATACAAGATCAGACAGTTATACCCGGCTGTCGGGATCTGCCTTGGACTGCAGGGAGATATGCCGGATGATGAGCTTCAGGCGCAATTTGAGAGCGATCCGAATCTGCGCATTGAGAAGCTGCCTGAGCCTGGGACTACAAGAGCTTTAAACCGGTGTATCTTCAGTTCTGCTGCGGACATTGCATTGAGCCTGGATGATGACGCGTATCCGGTTCATGGATGGATCGAAGCGCATGTAAGCGCTTTCATGAAAGATCCGGAACTTGTCTACACATCCGGCCGGGTCATAGAATTGACAAAAAGAAGGCCGATGATCTCAGACCTTGCACGCATCATGGCTGAATCTGTTTTCGGATTATTTATGGGAAAGGACAAAAAAATAGACGGCCGCATAGTAGGCTGGGTCAACCGGTTCGGTTTACTTTTTGGGAACTTTGACAAACCCGGCACCTGCAGGATAAATTCTCCGCGCGAAGGCAACATGGGCATCAGGCGTGAGATATTTCAAAAAACAGGCGGATTCGATAATGCCTTCAGGGGGAATGCGGCCTTCTTTGGAGCGGATTTCGGATTGAGAATGGCAAAAGAGGGAATATACGGGCTCTACATCGGCGATGCAATAATAATTCATCATGAATTCCCGAGCGGCGGCAGCCGTGAGGCAGGCAAGGCGCAATGGCTCAGGGATTACATCTTTAATCATAAACTCTTTATAAAACACCTCGGGTCGCAGGCATGGATAGGTTCAATCCCACGGTTATTGAAACGTCTCTTTTAA